The sequence GACCGTCGCACCGCCGAGCGCTACCGGGACGCGCTCACCGACTTCGCCGACGCCCACGGGTGCGTGGTCCTCGCGCCGCTGTTCCCCGTCGGCGTCCCGGAGCCGGAGGACGTGCTGAGCTACAAGCGACTCCGCCGACGCGACGTCCGGTTCGACCTGGTGCTGCTGCGGATGGTCGAGGAGTCCGCCGCCCGGTGGCCGGTGCGCGCGGACCGCTTCCTGCTGCACGGCTACTCCGGCGGCGGTCTGTTCGCCCTCCGGTTCTCCTACCTGCACCCGGCGCGGCTGCTCGGGGTCTCGGTCGGCGCCCCGGGCTCGATCACCCGGCTCGACCCGGCGCTGCCCTGGCCCGCCGGAATCAGGGACGTGGCCGAGAAGTTCGGCGTCACGCACCTGCTGCCGGACGGACCGGTGCCGGTGCATGTGACCGTGGGCGCACTCGACACCCGGCCGCTTCGCAGACCTCCGCACGACACCCGGCTCGACCAGGCCCTCGGACTGCACCGGCACCTCATGGGGCGGGGAGTCCCGGCCACCCTGGAGGTCGTCCCCGGCATCGCCCACAACGGCTTCGCCCTGCTGCCGGCCGCCACCCGGTTCCTGAGCACCGTGCTGTCCGACGGCTGACGGTTCCGCCGACCGGCGACCACCGACACGCCACGGGCGGCGGACCATCACCCGCCGGCGCAGGGTTCCGCACCTACTGTCACCTTTGCACCGAACAGAAGCATCTTCGGACAGAAGCGGAGAACCCTCATGAACCGTCAGATCGGCCGCACCCTGGCGCTGCTCGCCGTCCTCGGCCTGGCCGCCGTTCCGACCGCAGCCGGCGCCGAGGTCGTCTCCGGCGGCAACCACGGGACCGTCATCGTCGGCGACGGCAACCAGGTCGCCGGATACGACATCATCGACGCCGGCCACGACGCGACCGTCGGCTCCCACAACGGTTCCGGCGGAGTGGGCGGCACCGCCGTCGACGCCGCCCAGGCGGCCGGCGGCAACTACGGGACGGTCATCGTCGGCGACGGCAACCAGGTCGCCGGGGACGACGCCATCAACGCCCTGAACGACGCCACCGTCGGCTCCTACAACGGCTGACGCACCGGAACACCCTGTTCGGCGTTCGGAACCGCTTTCGGCGGAACGCAAAGAACCCCCGTCGGTTTCCCGACGGGGGTTCTTCACAATGATTGTTCGGCGGCGTCCTACTCTCCCACAGGGTCCCCCTGCAGTACCATCGGCGCTGT comes from Streptomyces sp. TLI_053 and encodes:
- a CDS encoding PHB depolymerase family esterase, with amino-acid sequence MSLAVRHTSRLERRRTPFLACRADPRFSYCLYVPPRVPAGPRPLLVVVHGDRRTAERYRDALTDFADAHGCVVLAPLFPVGVPEPEDVLSYKRLRRRDVRFDLVLLRMVEESAARWPVRADRFLLHGYSGGGLFALRFSYLHPARLLGVSVGAPGSITRLDPALPWPAGIRDVAEKFGVTHLLPDGPVPVHVTVGALDTRPLRRPPHDTRLDQALGLHRHLMGRGVPATLEVVPGIAHNGFALLPAATRFLSTVLSDG